From the Sphingomonas suaedae genome, one window contains:
- a CDS encoding penicillin-binding protein activator, translating into MAPSALLASSSVFAADKVKRDKRPVALLLPLSGPRAALGLSMRQAVLLADSGPELTAYDTGGTPEGAVLAARNALKAKAAMILGPVTAEELTAVSAEVARRVPVIAFTNNAVVGAPGSFVFGITPAQVTSAILRYARSRGVRSIVVIDDTSPWSAAAALAAGKAQGEIGIDVRVLTVTDGQPLPEAGDAPDAVLLPGSGAAVLAAARNLKATGIQLLGTVQALDHRPASLEALDGAWIASPDPAAFGRFAGEFRSRHGGTPGALSALAYDAGGIVKILRAKGSLDETALLAETNYPCVTGNVRFRSDGSVARELSILVAGPQGYEPVAVSLGA; encoded by the coding sequence ATGGCGCCGTCGGCATTGCTCGCAAGTTCCTCCGTCTTCGCGGCCGACAAGGTCAAGCGTGACAAGCGGCCGGTGGCGTTGCTGCTGCCGCTGAGCGGGCCGCGCGCCGCGCTGGGCCTTAGCATGAGGCAGGCGGTGTTGCTCGCGGATTCTGGGCCGGAACTCACCGCCTACGACACCGGCGGGACGCCCGAGGGGGCGGTGCTGGCGGCGCGCAATGCGTTGAAGGCCAAAGCTGCGATGATCCTGGGGCCGGTGACGGCGGAGGAGCTGACGGCGGTGAGCGCCGAGGTCGCGCGGCGGGTGCCGGTGATCGCCTTTACCAACAATGCGGTGGTGGGCGCGCCGGGCAGCTTCGTGTTCGGCATCACCCCGGCACAGGTGACCAGCGCGATCCTGCGCTATGCCCGGTCGCGCGGGGTCCGGAGCATCGTGGTGATCGATGATACCTCGCCGTGGAGCGCGGCAGCGGCGCTGGCGGCGGGGAAGGCGCAGGGCGAGATCGGGATCGACGTCCGGGTGCTGACGGTGACCGACGGCCAGCCTTTGCCGGAGGCCGGGGACGCGCCCGACGCGGTGCTGCTGCCCGGCAGCGGCGCGGCGGTGCTGGCGGCGGCGCGGAACCTGAAGGCGACGGGCATTCAGCTGCTCGGCACGGTGCAGGCGCTGGACCATCGCCCCGCATCGCTCGAGGCGCTGGACGGGGCGTGGATCGCCAGCCCCGATCCGGCGGCGTTCGGACGCTTTGCGGGCGAGTTTCGCTCGCGGCATGGAGGAACGCCGGGGGCCCTGTCGGCGCTGGCCTATGACGCCGGCGGGATCGTCAAGATCCTGCGCGCCAAGGGATCGTTGGACGAGACGGCGTTGCTGGCGGAGACAAATTATCCGTGCGTGACCGGCAATGTGCGGTTCCGCAGCGATGGCAGCGTGGCGCGCGAGCTGTCGATCCTGGTCGCGGGTCCACAAGGCTATGAGCCTGTTGCGGTGAGCCTGGGGGCGTGA